The Micromonospora sp. NBC_00421 genome contains a region encoding:
- a CDS encoding SDR family NAD(P)-dependent oxidoreductase, which yields MSAPTTGRPLAVVTGASSGIGYELAGEFVRHGYDLVIAAEDDGITEAADHLRRDGQAQVQPVRVDLATYDGVTALVEAVDATGRPVDALAVNAGRGAGGAFVGDTDLTDELNIIDVNVTSTVHLAKRMLPAMVARGAGRVLFTSSIAATMPGPYQAVYNASKSFVQSFAEALRNELKETGVTVTALMPGPTETKFFDRAEMGDTKVGADDKDDPATVAAQGFAAMMKGEEKVVAGSLKNKVQAAAARLTPDRLKAEQHRRMAEPGSAD from the coding sequence ATGAGCGCACCGACCACCGGACGACCGCTGGCCGTGGTGACCGGGGCCTCCAGCGGCATCGGGTACGAGCTGGCCGGCGAGTTCGTCCGACACGGTTACGACCTGGTGATCGCCGCCGAGGACGACGGCATCACCGAGGCGGCAGACCACCTGCGCCGCGACGGCCAGGCGCAGGTCCAGCCCGTCCGGGTCGACCTGGCGACCTACGACGGGGTGACGGCGCTGGTCGAGGCGGTGGACGCGACCGGCCGGCCGGTCGACGCGCTGGCGGTCAACGCCGGCCGGGGCGCGGGCGGGGCGTTCGTCGGCGACACCGACCTGACCGACGAGCTGAACATCATCGACGTCAACGTGACGTCGACGGTGCACCTGGCCAAGCGGATGCTGCCGGCGATGGTCGCGCGGGGTGCCGGCCGGGTGCTGTTCACCTCGTCGATCGCGGCCACCATGCCCGGCCCCTACCAGGCCGTCTACAACGCCTCCAAGTCGTTCGTGCAGTCGTTCGCCGAGGCACTGCGCAACGAGTTGAAGGAGACCGGGGTGACGGTGACCGCCCTGATGCCCGGCCCGACCGAGACGAAGTTCTTCGACCGGGCCGAGATGGGCGACACCAAGGTCGGCGCGGACGACAAGGACGACCCGGCGACGGTGGCCGCGCAGGGCTTCGCGGCGATGATGAAGGGCGAGGAGAAGGTGGTCGCCGGCTCGCTGAAGAACAAGGTGCAGGCGGCGGCGGCCCGCCTCACCCCGGACCGGCTCAAGGCCGAGCAGCACCGCCGGATGGCCGAGCCGGGCTCGGCCGACTGA
- a CDS encoding glycine hydroxymethyltransferase, which produces MSLNAESTAFRSALEVIRAVEPRVADAIGAELADQRESLKLIASENYASPATLLTMGNWFSDKYAEGTVGRRFYAGCQNVDTVEALAAEHAKELFGASHAYVQPHSGIDANLVAFWAILADRVESPALKKAQVRQVNDLTEADWFALRRELGNQRMLGMSLDAGGHLTHGFRPNISGKMFDQRSYGTDPATGLIDYDRVAEAAREFKPLILVAGYSAYPRKVNFRIMREIADSVGATFMVDMAHFAGLVAGKVFTGDFDPVPHAHIVTTTTHKSLRGPRGGMVLCGPELADQVDRGCPMVLGGPLPHVMAAKAVALAEARRPDFADYAQRIVDNAQALAEGLLRRGTTLVTGGTDNHLVLLDVSSYGLTGRQAEQALLDSGIVTNRNAVPQDRNGAWYTSGIRIGTPALTSRGLGTAEMDVTAELIHTVLSQTTPGANADGTPSKAKYVLDPAVADKISKQATDLLATFPLYPTITLG; this is translated from the coding sequence ATGTCGCTGAACGCCGAATCCACCGCCTTCCGCAGCGCGCTCGAGGTGATCCGGGCCGTCGAGCCCCGGGTGGCCGACGCGATCGGCGCGGAACTGGCCGACCAGCGCGAGTCGTTGAAGCTGATCGCCAGCGAGAACTACGCCTCCCCGGCCACCCTGCTGACCATGGGCAACTGGTTCAGCGACAAGTACGCCGAGGGCACCGTCGGCCGTCGCTTCTACGCCGGCTGCCAGAACGTCGACACCGTCGAGGCGCTCGCCGCCGAGCACGCCAAGGAGCTGTTCGGCGCGTCCCACGCGTACGTGCAGCCGCACTCCGGCATCGACGCCAACCTGGTCGCCTTCTGGGCGATCCTGGCCGACCGGGTGGAGTCCCCGGCGCTGAAGAAGGCCCAGGTACGCCAGGTCAACGACCTGACCGAGGCGGACTGGTTCGCGCTGCGCCGTGAGCTGGGCAACCAGCGGATGCTGGGCATGTCGCTGGATGCCGGCGGCCACCTCACCCACGGTTTCCGGCCGAACATCTCCGGCAAGATGTTCGACCAGCGCAGCTACGGCACCGACCCGGCCACCGGCCTGATCGACTACGACCGGGTCGCCGAGGCCGCCCGGGAGTTCAAGCCGCTGATCCTGGTCGCCGGCTACTCGGCGTACCCCCGGAAGGTGAACTTCCGGATCATGCGGGAGATCGCCGACTCGGTCGGGGCCACCTTCATGGTCGACATGGCGCACTTCGCCGGCCTGGTCGCCGGAAAGGTCTTCACCGGCGACTTCGACCCGGTGCCGCACGCGCACATCGTCACCACCACCACCCACAAGTCGCTGCGCGGCCCGCGTGGCGGCATGGTGCTCTGCGGCCCTGAGCTGGCCGACCAGGTCGACCGGGGCTGCCCGATGGTGCTCGGCGGGCCGCTGCCGCACGTGATGGCGGCCAAGGCGGTCGCGCTGGCCGAAGCGCGCCGGCCCGACTTCGCCGACTACGCCCAGCGGATCGTCGACAACGCCCAGGCGCTCGCCGAGGGGCTGCTGCGCCGGGGCACCACCCTGGTCACCGGCGGCACCGACAACCACCTGGTGCTGCTCGACGTCTCCAGCTACGGCCTGACCGGCCGGCAGGCCGAGCAGGCGCTGCTCGACTCGGGCATCGTCACCAACCGCAACGCCGTCCCGCAGGACCGCAACGGGGCCTGGTACACCTCGGGCATCCGGATCGGCACGCCCGCGCTGACCAGCCGGGGCCTCGGCACCGCCGAGATGGACGTCACCGCCGAGCTGATCCACACCGTGCTCAGCCAGACCACGCCCGGTGCCAACGCCGACGGCACCCCGTCGAAGGCCAAGTACGTGCTCGACCCGGCCGTCGCCGACAAGATCAGCAAGCAGGCCACCGACCTCCTCGCCACCTTCCCCCTCTACCCCACCATCACCCTGGGCTGA
- a CDS encoding aminotransferase-like domain-containing protein, with protein MEHLVDLDLATLHPAVDDPALNSMNFLNEVAGHWPDAVSLAAGRPYEEYFDDDAPGRWLGRFRRHLADDLGQSPEQIRRTLFQYGRTKGIIHHLIARNLAVDEDVHVDDEAVVVTVGCQEAMLLVLRALRAGPADVLLAVAPTYVGLTGAARLVDLPVRPVAGGPTGIDLADLRTQVRRARDEGLRPRACYVMPDFANPSGTSIPVVDRRRLLDLAAEEDLLLIEDNPYGLFPAGDADRLPTLKALDTRRRVVYLGSFAKTVLPGARIGYLVADQRVGGADGVVGLFADQLAKVKSMVTVNTSPLAQAVIGGALLEHGCSLVAANRRERAVYTRNRDHLLAGLRRRLPAGSPVRWNAPAGGFFVVVTVPFPVDDALLRRSAERYGVLWTPMAHFYDDGRPVDALRLSVSAVTPEQIDLGLDRLAALITDELTRTSVRPR; from the coding sequence TTGGAACATCTGGTGGACCTGGACCTGGCGACGCTGCATCCGGCGGTCGACGACCCGGCGCTGAACTCGATGAACTTCCTCAACGAGGTCGCCGGGCACTGGCCCGACGCGGTGTCGCTGGCGGCCGGGCGGCCCTACGAGGAGTACTTCGACGACGACGCGCCGGGGCGCTGGCTGGGCCGGTTCCGCCGGCACCTCGCCGACGACCTCGGGCAGAGCCCCGAGCAGATCCGCCGCACCCTGTTCCAGTACGGCCGGACCAAGGGGATCATCCACCACCTGATCGCCCGCAACCTCGCCGTCGACGAGGATGTCCACGTCGACGACGAGGCGGTGGTGGTGACCGTCGGCTGCCAGGAGGCGATGCTGCTGGTGCTGCGGGCGTTGCGGGCCGGACCGGCCGACGTCCTGCTCGCCGTCGCCCCGACGTACGTGGGGCTGACCGGTGCGGCCCGGCTGGTCGACCTGCCGGTCCGGCCGGTGGCCGGTGGTCCGACCGGGATCGACCTGGCCGACCTGCGCACCCAGGTACGCCGGGCGCGGGACGAGGGGCTGCGGCCCCGGGCCTGCTACGTGATGCCCGACTTCGCCAACCCCTCCGGCACCAGCATCCCGGTGGTCGACCGGCGGCGGCTGCTCGACCTGGCCGCCGAGGAGGACCTGCTGCTGATCGAGGACAACCCGTACGGCCTCTTTCCGGCCGGGGACGCCGACCGGCTGCCGACGCTGAAGGCGCTGGACACCCGGCGTCGGGTGGTCTACCTCGGCTCGTTCGCCAAGACGGTGCTGCCCGGGGCCCGGATCGGCTACCTGGTGGCCGACCAGCGGGTCGGCGGTGCCGACGGCGTGGTGGGGCTGTTCGCCGACCAGCTCGCCAAGGTCAAGAGCATGGTCACGGTGAACACCTCCCCGTTGGCCCAGGCCGTGATCGGTGGGGCGCTGCTGGAGCACGGCTGCTCGCTTGTCGCCGCGAACCGGCGGGAGCGGGCGGTGTACACCCGCAACCGGGACCATCTGCTGGCCGGGCTGCGGCGGCGGCTCCCGGCCGGCTCGCCGGTGCGCTGGAACGCCCCGGCCGGCGGCTTCTTCGTCGTGGTCACCGTACCGTTTCCGGTCGACGACGCGCTGCTGCGGCGCTCCGCCGAGCGCTACGGCGTGCTCTGGACGCCGATGGCGCACTTCTACGACGACGGCCGCCCGGTCGACGCGCTGCGGCTGTCGGTCAGCGCGGTCACCCCGGAACAGATCGACCTCGGCCTGGACCGGCTGGCCGCCCTGATCACCGACGAACTGACCCGCACCAGTGTGCGGCCCCGTTGA
- a CDS encoding alpha-hydroxy acid oxidase: MADFADLARAALPPGVWDFVDGGSGVETTLAANRAALDRVAVLPRVLTGVERPRTDAVLLGREQAMPVAVAPMAYQRLLHPDGESALAAAAGAAGVPYVLSTLSSTPIEQVAAATEGPVWFQLYWLRDRGLVAELLDRAHAAGCAALMVTVDVPVLGRRLRDVRNGFALPPEVTAANLPGGRNDLAHAGTPGVSAVAVHTDAVFAPALTWADLAWLRERTRLPLLVKGILDPRDAVRAADVGVDAVVVSNHGGRQLDGAPATATVLPEVVAAVGERIEVLLDSGVRSGTDVLRALALGATGVLLGRPMLWALAAGGRPGARAALDLLAGELRDALTLSGCADPGRARRLRTLTGG, translated from the coding sequence CTGGCCGACTTCGCCGACCTGGCGCGGGCGGCGCTTCCGCCCGGCGTCTGGGACTTCGTCGACGGGGGCAGCGGTGTCGAGACCACCCTGGCCGCCAACCGGGCCGCCCTGGACCGGGTCGCCGTGCTGCCCCGGGTGCTCACCGGCGTGGAGCGGCCCCGTACCGACGCGGTGCTGCTCGGCCGGGAACAGGCCATGCCGGTGGCGGTCGCGCCGATGGCGTACCAGCGGTTGCTGCACCCGGACGGCGAATCGGCGCTCGCGGCGGCGGCCGGCGCGGCCGGGGTGCCCTACGTGTTGAGCACGCTGAGCAGCACCCCGATCGAGCAGGTCGCCGCCGCCACCGAAGGGCCGGTCTGGTTCCAGCTCTACTGGCTGCGCGACCGGGGACTGGTCGCCGAGCTGCTCGACCGGGCGCACGCCGCCGGTTGCGCCGCGCTGATGGTCACCGTGGACGTGCCGGTGCTCGGTCGGCGGCTGCGCGACGTCCGCAACGGCTTCGCGTTGCCGCCGGAGGTGACCGCCGCCAACCTGCCCGGCGGCCGGAACGACCTGGCGCACGCCGGCACGCCCGGGGTGTCCGCCGTCGCCGTGCACACCGACGCCGTCTTCGCCCCCGCGCTGACCTGGGCGGATCTGGCCTGGCTGCGGGAGCGTACCCGGCTGCCGTTGCTGGTCAAGGGAATCCTCGACCCGCGTGACGCGGTCCGCGCCGCCGACGTCGGCGTGGACGCCGTGGTGGTCTCCAACCACGGCGGCCGGCAGCTCGACGGGGCACCGGCCACCGCCACAGTGCTCCCCGAGGTGGTCGCCGCCGTCGGTGAGCGGATCGAGGTGCTGCTGGACAGCGGGGTGCGCTCCGGCACGGACGTGCTGCGCGCGCTCGCCCTCGGCGCGACCGGGGTGCTGCTCGGCCGCCCGATGCTCTGGGCACTCGCCGCCGGTGGCCGACCCGGCGCGCGGGCCGCCCTCGACCTGCTCGCCGGGGAACTGCGCGACGCGTTGACGCTGAGCGGCTGCGCCGACCCGGGGCGGGCCCGGCGGCTGCGTACCCTGACCGGAGGCTGA
- a CDS encoding alpha/beta hydrolase has protein sequence MSLDPQVVAYRAARAAAGIPPLYTQTLAEARAADLAAIRASGGDVEPVHQVRDTTVPGPAGDLRVRVHRPAGDGPLPTLVYFFGGGWTLGSVETADGICRRLANATPCQVVTVGYRLAPEHPFPAAVLDCHTATRWLAEHAADLGVDPDRLVVGGDSAGGNLAAAVTLLARAEGGPRLAGQLLVYPNTDQRADRRPALGQDADDRPADGQDPLLFNTHSVDWYRGHYLADPADALDPLASPLLADDLSGLPPALVVTAEHDPLRDEGERYAQRLREAGVPVRASRYPGMIHGFFAMPGVFDAGRRAQDEAAAFLREVFGLPAPPTVTPLAATVGDGR, from the coding sequence ATGTCCCTCGACCCCCAGGTGGTGGCGTACCGGGCCGCGCGGGCCGCCGCCGGCATCCCACCGCTCTACACCCAGACCCTGGCCGAGGCCCGCGCCGCCGACCTCGCCGCGATCCGCGCCAGCGGCGGCGACGTCGAGCCGGTCCACCAGGTACGCGACACGACCGTGCCCGGCCCCGCCGGGGATCTGCGGGTACGGGTACACCGGCCAGCCGGGGACGGGCCGCTGCCCACCCTGGTCTACTTCTTCGGCGGCGGCTGGACGCTGGGTAGCGTGGAGACCGCCGACGGGATCTGCCGCCGGCTGGCCAACGCCACCCCCTGCCAGGTGGTGACGGTCGGCTACCGGCTGGCCCCGGAGCATCCGTTCCCGGCCGCCGTGCTCGACTGCCACACCGCCACCCGGTGGCTGGCCGAGCACGCCGCCGACCTCGGGGTGGACCCTGACCGGCTGGTGGTGGGCGGGGACAGCGCCGGCGGCAACCTGGCGGCGGCGGTGACCCTGCTGGCCCGCGCCGAGGGCGGCCCCCGGCTGGCCGGGCAACTGCTGGTCTACCCGAACACCGACCAGCGCGCCGACCGTCGACCCGCCCTCGGTCAGGACGCCGACGACCGGCCGGCTGACGGGCAGGACCCGCTGTTGTTCAACACGCACTCCGTCGACTGGTATCGCGGGCACTACCTGGCCGACCCGGCGGACGCGCTCGACCCGTTGGCGTCGCCGTTGCTCGCCGACGACCTGTCCGGCCTGCCGCCGGCACTGGTGGTCACCGCCGAACACGACCCGCTGCGCGACGAGGGGGAGCGGTACGCGCAGCGGCTGCGGGAGGCCGGGGTGCCGGTGCGGGCCAGCCGCTATCCCGGCATGATCCACGGGTTCTTCGCCATGCCCGGGGTCTTCGACGCGGGCCGCCGGGCCCAGGACGAGGCCGCCGCCTTCCTCCGGGAGGTCTTCGGGCTGCCCGCCCCGCCGACGGTCACCCCGCTCGCCGCCACGGTCGGGGACGGGCGGTGA
- a CDS encoding cytochrome P450: MVDVDEILTGLYSDTGRQDPYPWYAALHEHGPISAVPTRPEHSTISAVAVGYDLVDQVLRDPQWYKQPPPGWQDQEILRTFQSSMMFVNPPDHGRMRGVFARTFTPRRLGALEPVIVRVVDTLLDRMADAGADGGEVDFVADFAYPVPALVMAEFIGLPEAELAWYRQRVDWIDEFLDVAGKTPQRLALANQAAEELRALYRDLIAHRRRRPGEDLISGLVEALDSGEVDLTEEELISNLIVLFNASFVTTVYMFSNGLPVLLDHPETVAALPGDDALAQGCVDEVLRLQSPVHFLARAAPRDTELGGVPVARDENVLLIIAGANRDPRRFPAPDRFDPRRNGPPSLAFGVGPHFCLGAAVSRLEGRIGLPRLFARFPRLAVSQQPDYSGSLFLRGIDKLFVSTGG, from the coding sequence ATCGTGGACGTCGACGAGATCCTGACCGGCCTCTACAGCGACACCGGCCGGCAAGACCCCTATCCGTGGTACGCGGCCCTGCACGAGCACGGGCCGATCAGTGCCGTGCCGACCCGCCCGGAGCACAGCACGATCAGTGCGGTGGCCGTCGGTTACGACCTGGTCGACCAGGTGCTGCGCGACCCGCAGTGGTACAAGCAGCCCCCGCCGGGCTGGCAGGACCAGGAGATCCTGCGGACCTTCCAGTCGTCGATGATGTTCGTCAACCCACCCGACCACGGCCGGATGCGCGGCGTCTTCGCCCGCACCTTCACCCCGCGCCGGCTCGGCGCGCTGGAGCCGGTGATCGTCCGGGTGGTCGACACCCTGCTGGACCGGATGGCCGACGCCGGGGCCGACGGCGGCGAGGTCGACTTCGTCGCGGACTTCGCCTACCCGGTGCCGGCCCTGGTGATGGCCGAGTTCATCGGTCTTCCCGAGGCCGAACTGGCCTGGTACCGGCAGCGGGTCGACTGGATCGACGAGTTCCTCGACGTGGCCGGCAAGACCCCGCAGCGGCTGGCGCTGGCCAACCAGGCCGCCGAGGAGTTGCGCGCGCTCTACCGGGACCTGATCGCCCACCGTCGTCGCCGGCCGGGCGAGGACCTGATCTCCGGACTGGTCGAGGCGCTGGACTCCGGCGAGGTCGACCTGACCGAGGAGGAGCTGATCAGCAACCTGATCGTGCTGTTCAACGCCAGCTTCGTCACCACCGTCTACATGTTCAGCAACGGTCTGCCGGTGCTGCTGGACCATCCGGAGACGGTGGCCGCGCTGCCCGGCGACGACGCCCTGGCCCAGGGCTGCGTGGACGAGGTGCTGCGGCTGCAGAGCCCGGTGCACTTCCTGGCCCGCGCCGCGCCCCGGGACACCGAGCTGGGCGGGGTGCCGGTCGCCCGGGACGAGAACGTGCTGCTGATCATCGCGGGCGCCAACCGGGATCCGCGCCGGTTCCCCGCGCCGGACCGGTTCGACCCGCGCCGGAACGGCCCCCCGTCGCTGGCCTTCGGCGTCGGCCCGCACTTCTGCCTCGGTGCGGCGGTGTCCCGGCTGGAGGGCCGGATCGGCCTGCCCCGACTCTTCGCCCGCTTCCCCCGGCTCGCGGTCAGCCAGCAGCCTGACTACAGCGGGAGCCTGTTCCTGCGCGGCATCGACAAGCTCTTCGTCAGCACCGGCGGATAG
- a CDS encoding SGNH/GDSL hydrolase family protein has translation MASAAALLVVSAPAVVASAGPSDSDRGGAAAHKEWAGTWAAAVTRGNTVGLTNTGLNNQSIRMTVRTTVGGERLRVRLSNLYGEQAVQVGHATVARPNLTTLTDRSDIRPGTLRELTFGGSTSATMNKGAELLSDPLTYQVAEQEDLIVTLHFPVLTGPVTFHGQSKVTTFIGANDLTTAADGAGFTIRPDCCWMFLSGIDVQRQQSPGAVVVLGDSIGDANGSTVNANKRWPELLAGRLVAARPEVRTPGVLNLSLAGNRLNHEGTEPGAGGFPGYYELGPNALARLNEDVFPQTGVKTLVTHLGINDIWMSDDSADRIIASLRQINKQAKARGLRSLAVTLTPYEGHGNPGVWTPEKDTTRQAVNTWLRGPGATEFDGLLDFDAVLRDPAQPSRLLPAYDSGDHIHPNDAGNQALADAVPLRLLGL, from the coding sequence ATAGCGTCCGCGGCCGCGTTGCTGGTCGTGAGCGCCCCGGCGGTGGTGGCCAGCGCCGGGCCGTCCGACTCCGACCGTGGCGGGGCAGCCGCCCATAAAGAGTGGGCGGGCACGTGGGCCGCGGCGGTCACCCGTGGCAACACCGTCGGGCTGACCAACACCGGGCTGAACAACCAGAGCATCCGGATGACCGTGCGCACCACAGTCGGCGGTGAGCGGCTGCGGGTCCGGTTGAGCAACCTCTACGGTGAGCAGGCGGTGCAGGTGGGGCACGCCACCGTCGCCCGCCCGAACCTCACCACGCTGACCGACCGGTCGGACATCCGGCCCGGCACGCTGCGCGAGCTGACGTTCGGCGGGTCCACCTCGGCGACCATGAACAAGGGCGCCGAACTGCTCAGCGACCCGTTGACCTACCAGGTGGCCGAGCAGGAGGACCTGATCGTCACCCTGCACTTCCCGGTGCTCACCGGGCCGGTCACCTTCCACGGCCAGTCCAAGGTGACCACCTTCATCGGGGCGAACGACCTGACCACCGCCGCCGACGGCGCCGGCTTCACCATCCGGCCGGACTGCTGCTGGATGTTCCTGTCCGGCATCGACGTGCAGCGCCAGCAGAGCCCGGGCGCGGTGGTGGTGCTCGGCGACTCGATCGGGGATGCCAACGGCAGCACCGTCAACGCCAACAAGCGTTGGCCGGAACTGCTCGCCGGGCGGCTGGTCGCCGCCCGCCCCGAGGTGCGTACCCCCGGGGTGCTCAACCTCAGCCTGGCCGGCAACCGGCTCAACCACGAGGGCACCGAGCCCGGCGCGGGTGGTTTCCCCGGTTACTACGAGCTGGGTCCGAACGCGCTGGCCCGGCTCAACGAGGACGTCTTCCCCCAGACCGGGGTGAAGACCCTGGTGACCCACCTCGGCATCAACGACATCTGGATGTCCGACGATTCCGCAGACCGGATCATCGCCTCGCTGCGGCAGATCAACAAGCAGGCCAAGGCGCGCGGCCTGCGCAGCCTCGCGGTCACCCTGACCCCGTACGAGGGGCACGGCAACCCGGGGGTGTGGACGCCGGAGAAGGACACCACCCGACAGGCGGTGAACACCTGGCTGCGGGGCCCGGGTGCGACCGAGTTCGACGGGCTGCTCGACTTCGACGCGGTGCTGCGCGATCCGGCGCAGCCGAGTCGACTGCTGCCCGCGTACGACTCCGGTGACCACATCCACCCCAACGACGCCGGCAATCAGGCGCTGGCGGACGCCGTACCCCTTCGACTGCTCGGTCTGTGA
- a CDS encoding class I adenylate-forming enzyme family protein yields the protein MTDGADRSTTYVHDALELFVGFGDREALVGDGRRLTYPQVAAEVRGLARALTRHGVRPGAAVLVMLGNAVEGPLLQLALHLLGCRTMWIAPVTSRREIDEFVRLARPDVFVHHAYAPDGLGVEIAASLPGVPVLRLGVELTADTPPVGAEPTADAPPIDLPAGVPVPESFLQTSGTTGTPKLVHHRESFYRQVLALAADFRAAGFPLLRHLSHSPMWLASGQITTLFNLFTGGVLFLRQQWDPAAFIATVHAERLTSTFVTPPMLYEVLDHPALPGADFSAMFMFNVGAGPAAPARLRQAVARFGPCLRIVYGLSEAVVICAQPGLTEDPAHPERLGSCGRPYGDVTVEIRDADGRVLPANVDGEVWVRTRLSFHGYHGQPELTAETLVDGWVRTRDIGHLDVDGFLYLVDRLQDRILTRQRSWPIYSRPIEDVLAGHPQVRAAAVIGVPDPVAGELPHAYVVRAPGATVTGAELIGLVTAELSDTWAPGAVEFVDALPLNRSAKVDKRALRDRYAAGLPADPVGTPS from the coding sequence ATGACCGACGGGGCCGACCGATCCACCACCTACGTGCACGACGCGCTGGAGCTTTTCGTCGGGTTCGGCGACCGGGAGGCGCTGGTCGGCGACGGCCGCCGGCTGACCTACCCGCAGGTCGCCGCCGAGGTACGCGGGCTGGCCCGCGCCCTCACCCGCCACGGCGTACGCCCCGGTGCGGCGGTGCTGGTGATGCTGGGCAACGCCGTCGAGGGCCCGCTGCTCCAACTCGCCCTGCACCTGCTGGGCTGCCGGACCATGTGGATCGCCCCGGTGACCTCCCGGCGGGAGATCGACGAGTTCGTCCGGCTGGCCCGCCCCGACGTGTTCGTGCACCACGCGTACGCCCCCGACGGGCTGGGTGTCGAGATCGCCGCCTCGCTGCCCGGGGTGCCGGTGCTGCGCCTCGGCGTCGAACTCACCGCCGACACCCCGCCGGTCGGCGCGGAACCCACCGCCGACGCCCCGCCGATCGACCTGCCGGCCGGGGTGCCCGTGCCGGAGTCGTTCCTGCAGACCAGCGGCACCACCGGCACGCCGAAGCTGGTGCACCACCGGGAGAGCTTCTACCGGCAGGTGCTGGCCCTGGCGGCCGATTTCCGCGCCGCCGGTTTCCCGCTGCTGCGGCACCTGTCGCACTCCCCGATGTGGCTGGCCAGCGGGCAGATCACCACCCTGTTCAACCTGTTTACCGGCGGGGTGCTCTTCCTGCGCCAGCAGTGGGACCCGGCCGCGTTCATCGCCACCGTGCACGCCGAGCGGCTCACCTCCACCTTCGTCACCCCGCCGATGCTCTACGAGGTGCTCGACCATCCGGCCCTGCCCGGCGCGGACTTCTCCGCGATGTTCATGTTCAACGTGGGTGCCGGCCCGGCCGCGCCCGCCCGGCTGCGCCAGGCCGTCGCCCGGTTCGGCCCGTGCCTGCGCATCGTGTACGGCCTCAGCGAGGCGGTGGTGATCTGCGCCCAGCCCGGTCTGACCGAGGATCCGGCGCACCCGGAGCGGTTGGGCTCCTGCGGTCGGCCGTACGGGGACGTCACGGTGGAGATCCGCGACGCCGACGGGCGGGTGCTCCCGGCCAATGTCGACGGCGAGGTGTGGGTGCGCACCCGGCTCAGCTTCCACGGTTACCACGGCCAGCCCGAGCTGACCGCCGAGACGCTCGTCGACGGCTGGGTACGCACCCGCGACATCGGCCACCTCGACGTCGACGGGTTCCTCTACCTGGTCGACCGGTTACAGGACCGCATCCTCACCCGGCAACGTAGCTGGCCGATCTACTCCCGCCCGATCGAGGACGTCCTCGCCGGGCATCCGCAGGTCCGGGCGGCGGCGGTGATCGGGGTGCCCGACCCGGTCGCCGGTGAGCTGCCGCATGCGTACGTGGTGCGGGCGCCGGGGGCGACGGTGACCGGGGCGGAGCTGATCGGGCTGGTCACCGCCGAGCTGAGCGACACCTGGGCGCCGGGTGCGGTGGAGTTCGTCGACGCGTTGCCACTGAACCGGTCGGCGAAGGTGGACAAGCGGGCGCTGCGCGACCGGTACGCCGCCGGGCTTCCCGCCGACCCGGTCGGCACCCCGTCATGA